CCTGAAGGGTCGAAATAGCCTCTAGTCAGAATAACCTCGAACGTGCAGCAAAAAGGCAGGACAAGCGTCGCCAGGCGAAGCCAACTGAAAAAAGCACCTTCCCTGGTGCGCGTTCACGTCCTGTGGGCGATTGGCGAGTAGCCACAATGCAGTCGTATCTACCACGATGTAGCGACAGGTTAATCCGGCGGCGTGACAGAATTGTGACAACGAATATCGCTCGACTTGCTTCGCATCACGCTATATAGCGCGGCATACTGTCCGGAAAGCATGTCAGCGGAGGCACATATGGAATTGTTACTGCTGGGCGCCACAGGCGCCGTAGGACGCGAGGTGCTGGACCTGGCGCTGGCCGATCCGGCGGTGACGCGGATCACCGCCCCCACCCGGCAGGCCTTGAGCCCCCAAGACAAACTGCATAACCCGATAATCGACTTCGATAAGGGCCTGCCCGATGCGGACTGGTGGCATGCCGATGCCCTCATCAGCTGCCTGGGCACGACGATTGGCAAGGCCAAGACCCGTGCAGCCTTCCGCGGCATCGATCACGACCTGGTCCTGTCGTGCGCCAACCTTGCTAAGTCCCAGGGCACATCGGCGATGGTGCTGAATTCCTCCCTGGGCGCCAACCCGAAGAGCCGGAATTTCTACTTGCGCACCAAGGGAGACCTCGAAGAATCATTGAAGCAGTTGGGGTTCGAGCGGCTGGTGCTGGTGCGCCCTTCACTGATCGACGCCCAGCGTGAGGAAAGCCGCCTGGCCGAGCAGGTGAGTCTCTTTGCCGGCCGCTTGATGCGCCCGCTCATCCCGGCGCGCTATCGGCCGGTGACGGCAAGGCGCATCGCCAGTTGCCTGCTACAGGCCAGCCAGGGGGACGCCGGCCTGACGATTATCGAATCGGAAAAGATCTGACGCCCCCCTGACAATACTCAAGCTGCGTTTGGCTCGAACACCATCGCAACGGAGTTCAGACAGTAACGCTGGCCAGTGGGCGGCGGACCATCCGGAAAGACATGGCCCAGATGACTGTCACAACGGGGGCAGCGGATCTCGGTGCGGGCCATCCCCATACTGTTGTCTTCCAGGTAGCGGATATGGTCCGGATCGAAGGGCGAGAAGAAACTCGGCCAACCGGTGCCGGAATCGAACTTATGCTCGGAACTGAACAGCGGCAGTTCACACAACCGGCAGTGGTAGACACCGCTCTGTTTGTTATCCAGCAGCGTGCCGCAGAACGGCTGCTCGGTGCCGTGATCCAAAAGGATGCGACGCTCCTCTTCGCTCAGGCCGGCGGCCCGTTTGTCGATTTCCGCCTTGGATAGCGGGGTCAGATCGTAACCCGCTTCAGATGTGGACATTGCTGACTCTCCTCAAGCAAATCTGTCGATGACGGACCCGGGCTCATGCCTGGTCGTCGTTGAATTCGGGTTTCAGCCGGTCGCCGAAACTGTCCCGCAGTTTCTCCATCTTGGGTGCCGCAACCGCCATCACATAAGGCTGATGTGGATTGCGCGCCGCAAAGTTCTGGTGGTATTCCTCAGCCGGATAGAAGGCATCCAGCGGTTCCAGGGTGGTCACCACCGGGTCGCCGAAGACCCCGGATTCGTTCAGTTTCTGGATATAGGCTTCCGCCACCTGACGCTGCTGCTCGTTCTCGTAGAAGATCGCCGAGCGGTACTGGGTGCCGCGGTCGTTGCCCTGCCGGTTGAGCTGGGTCGGATCGTGGGCAACCGAGAAGAAGATACGCAGTAGTTCGCCGAAGCTGGCCTTGGTCGGGTCGTAACGCACCTCGATCACCTCGGCATGGCCGGTGGTTCCGCTGCAGACGGCCTCGTAATTGGCGGTGTCCGCCGAACCGCCGGCGTAACCGGACGTCACTGAACCGACGCCATCAACGGCCAGGTAGACGGCCTCGGTGCACCAGAAGCAGCCGCCGCCCAAAACGACCCGCTGTTCACCGGCATCGGCCGGTACGTCGAGGTCGTTGTCCGGTGCCGGAAAACGGCTGCGGGGCACATTCATGCCGGGTATATCGCAGGACTGGCTCATGCTACCTCCACTATGAGTAGGCTTTCAGGGTTGCCGCCTTTGCGTTGGATTCCAGGTTTGATATCTGCAGAATTCTCAAATGAACCCGAAAACCATGAATTTCAAGACTGTGAACAGACCGTCATGAGACGTGTTAATGTCTCGCGGGTCGCTCATTTTCGCCCTAATGACCCTGATTTACCAATACGGCTTCCACATGGATCAATTTGCCGACGCCAAGCATCCACATTTACTGCTGCGCGGCACAGGCTCATACTTGAGCGGATACTTTTCGACGTCACGGTTCCGGTAGCCACCGGAGTCAAAGCAAGGAGCGGAGGATGACGCAGGTAGCCCCTGAACCGCAACATGACGACGAACTCCTCGAATACCGCCTGTCCCTGAGACTGGGGCCCATTCACGCGCGTCAGCGACTGGGCATCGAGCGCGAATTCGAAGGCCGCCTGATCGATCGAGAAGGCCACTTCTGCCATATCGAAAAATGGCATTCGATTCACGGAATCATCCGCGGCGGTCTACGCATGATGGGGCTGCTTGGACGGGCGCGGAACAACGCCCGCCGTATCCGCACCGTACCTCACCGATTCATCCTCCAGAACCTGCCGGAAGAGCTGGAGGGGTTTCGCATCCTGCACCTGACCGACCTCCACGTGGATATGGATCCGGAGGCGCTGAATGCCATCATCGATCACGTGGCCACGCTGGACTATGACCTGTGCGTGCTCACTGGCGATTACCGCAAGCTCACCTGGGGCCCGATCGAGGCCAGCCTCGAAGGCATGCGCCGCCTTCGGAACGTGATCACGGGAACGCCGCTCGCAGTGTTGGGCAACCACGACAGCATTCGTATGCTGCCCGGTCTGGAGGATATGGGCTATAAGGTGCTGGTCAACGAGAACACTGCAATCAATCACAACGGCACGAAGCTTTACGTGGCTGGTGTCGATGATGGGCATTTCTACAAGGTCCACAACCTGCAGCGGGCGGCTGAAGGGATCGAGCCCGGCCATCCGTCGGTACTATTGAGCCATACGCCGGAGCTCTATCTCCAGGCGGCCCATACCGGTTACGACATTTTCCTTTGCGGCCACACCCACGGCGGTCAGATCTGCCTGCCGGGTGGCATTCCCATCCTGCTGGATGCCGATTGTCCGCGCTTCGTCGGCAAAGGGCCCTGGCAGCATATGGATATGCAGGGCTACACCTCTTGCGGCGCGGGGACGTCGGTGGTTCAGGCGCGGCTGAACTGCCCGCCCGAGGTAAATATGCATACGTTGACGCGCGGGCCGACTTAGGTGCTCCGACGCTGCCAGGGAGTCGCCATCAGCAGCCTTCCAGGCTGCTCCGAAGCTAAAGCGTCGGCTACATTTTCCCAGTCAACTCGAGCGTGTAGCAGAAGCTTCAGCTTCTGAGGCGCCGAAGGTGCCCTAACCTCCGGGAGCAGGCCTCAACCTCAAGCCTAACCACTGCAGCCTTGCAGGCTGCCCCGAAGCTAAAGCGCCGGCTACATTCCCCAGTCAACTCGAGCATGTAGCAGAAGCTTCAGCTTCTGAGGCGCCGAAGGTGCCCTAACCTCCGGGAGCAGGCCTCAATCTCAAGCCCAACCACTGCAGCCTTGCAGGCTGCCCCGAAGCTAAAGCGTCGGCTACATTTCCCAATTCAACTCGAGCATGTAGCAGATGCTTCAGCTTCTGAGGCGCCGAAGGTGCCCAAGGCATTCCGCGGAAACTCAGTGCGGCTGCCGCCGAATCCCCAACCGGTATAGCAACGGCGAAAGCACGATATTCGCGATCATGAACGACACTACGGTCACCACGACCACAACCCACCCGTAGCCAATCCAGAAGGCTCCGAAAAGCACCGGCAGGAATGCTTCCGGCAACTGGTCGAGGCCCGTGGCCCGAGCGCTGGAACGCATATGTCGGCGACGCTTGATGAAGCTGCTGATCAGGTCTCCCAGTAAGCCGAGCGCACCAAAAAGGGCGCCGAACAAGGCGCCCATGCCCATCAATGCGCTACATAACGCGGTCGCCGCCACACCAACGATCAGACCACGCCACGTTTTGCTGTCACCTAGCAATCGCTCCCCATCTCGCCAGATGCGACCGCCATCCACCGGTTTATTGCCACGATGCCCCAAGAGCACCCGGCCCAGCACGGGCGAACCATGGGCCGCGAGTAACAGGACTAGGAGCTCGAGGATCAGCACGGCGATCTGCTCAGCTTTCCAGGCCTCCCCGGGTTAGCTTGAGTGGATCAAGGATCTTCTCCAGTTGGGCGCGGGATAGATCCGTCCGCTCCTCCGCCACGTCGATGATCGATCGACCGCTGGCGTAGGCTTCCTTGGCAATCTCCGCGGCACGGCTGTAGCCAATCTCAGGATTCAGGGCGGTGACCAACACCGGGTTCTTGTCCACCGCATCGGAGAGGTGCTGGGCGTTAACGGTGAATCCGGCGATCGCCTTGTCCGCCAGTACGCGGCTGCTGTTGCTCAACAGGCTGATCATTTCCACCAGATTGGCGCCCACCAGCGGCAGCATCACGTTGAGCTGGAAGTTGCCGGATTGACCGGCAATGGCCACGGCGCTGTCCAACCCCATCACCTGGGCCGCCACCATGGCCGTGGATTCGGGGATGACCGGGTTCACCTTGCCCGGCATGATCGAACTGCCCGGCTGCAGAGCCGGCAGGCTAATCTCCGCCAGGCCGTGGATCGGGCCGCTGTTCATCCAGCGCAGGTCGTTGGCGATCTTCATCAGGATTACGGCTACACCGCGCAACTGCCCCGATAGACTCACCGGGCCATCGATCGCACTCTGACCCACGAACTTGTGATCCATGGATTTGAAGAAAAAGCCGGTCTTGTCATTGAGCGCCGTGACAAAGCGGTCGGCAAAGTGCGAGTGGGCGTTTACACCCGTTCCCACCGCCGTGCCGCCCTGGGGGATCGCCAGTAGCTGCTCGCTGGCCCATTCGATCCGCTTCTCCATCGCCGCCAGTTGTTCGCGCCACGTCTGCAATTCCTGGCCAACTGTTACCGGCATGGCGTCCATCAGGTGGGTACGGCCGGTCTTCACGATCTCTGCCAGCTCGCCTTCCCGTTCGTAGATGGTGCCCTGGAGGTGGGATAACGCTGGCAGCAAATCGGTCTGGATCAGGCTTACCGCGCTGACGTGGATGGCTGTAGGGATCACATCGTTGGAGCTTTGACTCATGTTGACGTGATCGTTGGGATTGACCTCAACTCCATTGGACCGGGCGATACTGGCAATCACCTCGTTCACGTTCATATTGGTACTGGTACCGGAGCCGGTCTGGTAGATGTCGATGGGGAACTGGTCGCGGTGCTCGCCCCAGAGCAAGTCGTCGCAAGCCTTGATGATGGCATCGCGATGCCCGTCTTCCAGCAAACCCAGCTTTGAATTTGCCAGGGCCGCCGCCCGTTTGATCTGGACCACCGCGTCGATAAACGCCGACGGCATGGGGAGCCCGCTGACCGGGAAATTGTCGACGGCGCGCTGGGTCTGGGCGCCCCAGAGAGCGTTTTCCGGTACTTTCACTTCGCCCAGACTGTCCTTCTCGACCCGATAATCACTCATCTCAACCTCCTATCCTTGAAGCGCCGCCGGCCTGGGTGCTCTCGCCCAAAACCGATAGATGGAAATGCATCCAAGCCCGGACGCAGGAACCAATAGCTAGCTCGACTAAACCTGGCCCTAACCCGACCTGTCTCAAACTAACGAGCGGGATACTGAGGTGGATCAGTCCCGATACCGATAGCCGTCGCGCGCGGGCGGATCGAATCTTCCACGCACACCAAGGCTTAGTCCGAGTGCTGTTTGAGTCTTACATGATCACAGATCCCCGTCACCTGCGAAAAGTTCAGGATCAGGGTGTGAACCGTGTTGGTGTAGGTGTCGTGGAGGAAGAACTTGAAGCGCTTCTGCGACTCGCCCTGGAGATAGGCATCGTACTCCTTGACCAGTTCACGCACATCGCCCCCGGAATCCTTGTTCCAGGTGGCATTGAACGGGCCCAGCACGGCCCCGCCGCTCAGACAGACCGTCACCTCGTGGTTGGTCAGTGCATTCTCATTGGCTTGCATGGATGCAGCCCCCTTGGGTTGTGGATGTGCAGATCAGGAACGACCCGGTGGGACCGATCCGTTTCCATCCAGTGTAGACGGGGCTGGGTGGTCTCGTCAGGCCGGAAGTTTGCTTGGGAGAAGTGGGGCCGCTTTCGGTCTTCCAAGGCCTTGGCGAGCGCCCACATCAAGCGGTTCGCGCGGCTCATCCCCGAAGAACAGCACCCTCAGGAAACCGCCGTCCCCAATAAACTCGTCAACAACGCTCGCAACCGGTTCGGCTTCACCGGCTTATTGAGTACGGGAAAATACTGAGTCTTCAGAAAACGCCGACAGGCATCGCTGCGATCGGCGGTAATGATTGCGGCAGGAATGTCCTCACCCAGCGACCGGCGCAGACCGTAGATGACCTCGCACCCTGTTCGGCCGTCATTCAGGTGATAGTCCGCGAGGATAGCTTCCGGCAACTGGCCGCTCGCTTTCACCTCGGCCAGCGCCTCGTCCGCGCCCTCCGCGGTCATCACCTCGCACCCCCACTGCTCGAGTAACGCGCGCATGCTGACCAGGATATCCGGCTCGTTGTCGATCACCAGCACCTGACGGCCATCCAGCGCATGGGCATCCATCGCAGGAAAGCGGGCGGGCGAAGGGCTGGCCATCTGGCGCGGCTGTTCCAAAGGCAGGACGATGGAAAATCGTGAGCCGACACCGGGCCGGGACTTGACCTCGATCCGGTGCCCCAGCATGCGTACCATGCGGTCGACGATAGCCAGACCCAGGCCCACACCCTTACGCCCGCCAGTATGGGGTGCGGCGAGCTGGTGGAACTCACGGAAGATATCCTCGAGTCGGTCATCGGGAATGCCGACGCCGCTATCCCAGACTTCCAGGTGCAGCAGGCCTTCGCGCACACGCACGTTGAGGAACACCCCGCCTTCACGGGTATAGCGGAACGCATTGGCCAGCAGGTTGCGCAGGATGCGCGTCATCATGCGGACGTCCGTGCGCACCTGGCCGCCCCGGGAACGCACTTTTAGCCTGAGGCCGGCGTGCTCCGCCACCGGTTCGAACTCCCCCGCCAGCCCCTGGATCAACTCATCGACAGCCACGTAGGTGAAATCCGGCTGGATCGCCTGCTGGTCGAGCTTGGAGATATCCAGCAAGTCCGCCAGCAGATCCTCTGCGCCTTCGAGCGCACGGTGGACCCGGTCGATCAAGTGATGTTCATCCGGGGGGAGTGCGCGGTCCTGCAGGGTGGACACCAGCAACCGCGCCGCATTCAACGGCTGCAGCAGGTCGTGACTGGCCGCGGCGAGATACTTGTCCTTACTGCGATTGGCCTCTTCCGCGGCGCGCATGGCGATCACCAGCTCCGCCTCGATCTTCTCCCGCTCGCCGATCTCTCGCCGCAGGCCATCGTTGGCTTTACGCAATTCCCGGGTACGCTCGTTGACCCGGGCTTCCAGCTCGACGTTGATGCGCTCCAACCGCTCCCGCGCCTGCTTACGTTCGGTAATGTCGGCCACGAAGGCCTCGACCACCTCCGGCCCCAGATCCGGCCGGCGCAGCAAGGTGATGGCCACATCGACCGCCCCTCCACCCTGTCGAATCAAACGAGTCTCCCGGGCCTGGACCCGCCCTTCGGACAACAGGCGCAACCGGATGTCGTCAAAGTCCTTCACGCTGCAGAACAGCTGCTCGCGCAGCCGGATGATGGCGTCGGTCAACGCGTCCGCCGACGCATAGCCGCAGATTCCAGCCATCGCCGGATTGCAGGAGAGTAGCCCGCCTCGCAGGTCCGCCTGGAAGATACCGTGCAGGGCGTTGTCGAACAGCCACTTGTAGCGGTTCTTCTCCGCCTCAATGTCTGCAAGCCGCTCCAGCAGTGCCGGGTAATAGTTCTTGCGGACGGAGTGGCTGCCCAGCCCGAGCAGGTCCTCGACGTTGTAATCGCCATTGGTTTGATCAGTCATGGCGGGGTTCGCCTGCGGCAGCTTTACAGGGCTTCTTCATAAACCACTTCAACATCCCGTAGGGACGATTTGCGCGGGTTGGTGAGGATGCAGGGGTCCTGCATCGCAAACCCGGACAGGGACGGAATGTCCGAGGTCCGCACGCCCAGTTCCCCCAGTTTCTGTTCCAGCCCCACGTTGCGCTTGAGTTCCCCGATTCGTCCCAGCAGGCGTGCCCGCACCGTCGATGTGCTCATGCCCCGTGTGTCGATACCCATGGTTTCGGCGATACGTTTGAAGCGGTCTTCGCAAGCGCTGTAGTTATAGGCCACCACATGGTCCAGCAGCATCGCGTTGCACAGCCCATGGGGCAGATCCAGGAACCCGCCCAGACTGTGGGACATGGCATGCACCGCCCCCAGGATCGCATTGGAGAACGCCAGCCCCGCCTGCATGGAGCCCAGCATGATCTGCTCGCGAAGGTTGGCGTCGTTGGGGTTGGCGATCAGCGGCTCCAGGTGGGTATTGATCAGCCTGACAGCTTCCAGCGCATGGGCATCGGTCAATGGGCCGCTGCCGGTGGAGACGAACGCCTCGATCGCATGCACCATGGCATCGACACCGGTACACGCCGTGAGGTAGGTATCCATGGTCTGGGTGACTTCGGGATCGATCAGCGAGACATCCGGCACCACCGCCTTTGAAATGATCGAGAATTTGAAGCGACGATTGGGGTCGGAAATGATTGCGAACTGGGAGACGTCCGCCGAGGTGCCCGCCGTCGTGGGGATCAGGATCAGCGGCGGCGAGGGAATCGTAATCGTGTCCACACCCTCGAATTCCAGGATGTTGCGCCCGTGTGCGCTGACGATGCCGATACCCTTGGCGCAATCCATCGGGCTGCCGCCGCCGATGGCCACGATCACATCGCAGTTCGAGGACTTGTAGAGTTCCGCGCCCTGCATCACCTCCTCGACCCGCGGATTCGCCGATACGCCTGTAAACGTGGTGTATTGCAGGCCGGCCTCGAGCAGCAGGGTCTCGATTTCCGCCACCCAGCCGGCAGCCTGTACGCCGGGGTCGGACACCAGCAGGACCTTGCGCGCCCCGAAGTTGCTGGCGAAGTTGGTCACCGCCTTGCGCGAACCGGCGCCAAAGACGATTTCCGGGGAGACGAACTTTCGCAGGTTGGTAACGTCGTGAGCCATGGTCATCTCGTTATTATTGTGGTGTTGGCCCCACGGACAGCAGACTCGGGGACATGGCGCTATTTTAGCGAATCAGGTAGACCGATGCCGCAACGATGACGTTAGTTTGCAATCGCCTGGCGTTGAGGTACGTGGTCAGGCCAGGCGTTCCCGGAAGAAACGCAGGGTATCCCGCAGCACGGCAGCCTGGTTCTCCGACCGGCGAAAACCATGGCCTTCCTCCGGAAAGCGCACCACCTCCACCGGCACGCCGCATCGCTCGAGCACATGGGCCATGCTGTCGGTCTGCTCCGGCACCACCACCGCATCCTGCCCTCCCTGGAAGAAGATCACCGGGCAGGTAATCCGGTCCGCCCAGAATAGCGGGGTGCGCTGTTGCCAGGTTTCCAGTTCCGCATCGGGGTCGCCCAGCAGCCAGTCGAGGTAGCCCGATTCGAAACGATGGGTCATGTGCCGCAGGGATTCAGGGTCGCTGACCCCGAACAGACTGGCCCCGGCGAGGAACACATCACTGTTGATCAGCGCGTTGAGCACCGTAAAGCCGCCAGCGCTGCGTCCCATCACGAATGCGCGTTTCCCATCCACGAGCCGTTCATCCGTCAGGCAGCGCACCGAATCGCAGACATCCTCCCAGTCGAATTTCCCCCATTGCCCCTGCAGGGACATGCGAAAGATCCGGCCGTACCCTGTGCTGCCCCGGTAATTTACGTCCGCCACCGCAAATCCATTGGAGGTCCAGAAGGCCACCTGCGGATCGAACACCGGGTACGCCGCCGAGGTAGGCCCACCATGGACTCGCACGATGACCGGGGGCAGCGTCCGGGCGCTCTCTGGCCGGTACAGGTAGCCATGGACAGACTGGTTATCCCGGGCGGTAAAGGTAAAGGGTTCCGGCGGTGCCATGCGCAGACAGGCCTCGGTCCTCTCGCCACCGGCCAACACCCGATGGGTGCCGGTATCCGGGTCGATCTGCAGGATGCTGTCGAGGCTCTCGGTGCGCCGGGCGATCACGTAGATTTTGCGGTCCATCACCTGAACCGAACGGAAGCCGGTGTAATCTCCCGCCAGCTTGCGCGAGAGCCTCCCGCCTTCATCCATGATCACCAGCGATGCCAGCCCACGGTAGTAGCACACCCGCACCCAGTATTCACAATCCAGCCAGGCATAGTGGATCTCGTCCAGCTGCCAGGGCGCGTTGGCGTAGTCGGCATTATCGCGTGACTGGGCGATCCAGCGCCCGAAATCATCCACCCGGTAGGGCTGCCACCAGCCGGCATGGTCTGACAAGGCATAGAGCTGATCGCCCACGTAGCGTGGTTGCTGGATCGCCGCGGGGGCCGGGGTCGAGCAGTCCTCCGTGGCGCTGATATCACCCCAATCGTCCACCACTGCGCGGCGCAGCCGGGTTCTTTCCCAGGGCATGGCGGGCAGTTCCCATTCGACCCAGGCCAACCACTGGCCGTCGGAGGACAGCGTCGGACACCCGAGGTTGACGGCTCCGCGGCGGGCACCGGCCAGTTCCAGCTCCTCCCCACTCTCGGCATCGATCGACACCAGCGTCTGCCCCACGCCATAGCCCTCGTCCAGGTGCTCGCAGATCGCGAGGATCCGGTCACGCACCGGATCGGCCACCAGCGCGCCGAAGCGGACTTCCTCCCGCTGTGTGAGCTGGCGCTGGGTGCCGTTATCCAGGTTCAGGACATAAATGTGCTGGTCGGTGCCGTCGACGAAGAAGACATCCGCACCGAGGGTACAAAACGCGCCTCCGCCGTAGCCGTTGACCTGACTGCGCACGCTGACGTCCGGTGACGTCAGCGCCTGGGTATCGCCGTTGCAGTAACGGATCAACTGGTTGTTACCCGTAGCGGGCTCGGTTTCCAGCCATAGCAGCTGGCCATCCGCAGCCCGGAGGTTGCCGCGCTGGGCGTGGGCCGCAATGGCCTCTTCCGGGGTCAGGGGCTGGGTGGGGGCGATAGGCTCGGCCATATCAGGCCTTGGCGATCACGCGCGAGTTCCTGGCATTGCGGTAAGTCAGATCGGCCAACGATGCAGTGGCATGATCTGCCGCACGACGGGCTGCCAGGACGCGATCGTGATGGTCGGACTTGCTGCATATCGGATCGGCGTTGTCGGCGTTGCCGGTGAGCAGGTATGCCTGACAGCGGCAGCCACCAAAATCCTTGTCCTTCTCATCACAGGAACGACAGGGCTCAGGCATCCAGGCATCGCCCCGGTAGTGATTGAATCCCGGACTGTCGTACCAGATGGACTTCAGGGACTGATTGCGGACGTTGGGAAATTCGATCGGCAACATACGCGCACTGTGGCACGGCAGGGCCGTGCCATCCGGCGCGACGGTGAGGAAGATGCTGCCCCAGCCGTTCATACAGGCCTTGGGGCGCTCCTCATAGTAATCCGGCGTCACGAAGATCAGCTTCATGGCCGACCCCGCTTCGTGCAGGCGCCGGCGGTGGGCCTGAACCCGGTCCTCGGCGGTGTCGAGCTGCGCCTTGGACGGCATCAGCCCTTCACGGTTCTTGAACGCCCAGCCGTAGTACTGGCAGGTGGCCAGTTCCACGTAGTCCGCCCCCAATTCCTCGCACAAACGGATGATGTCGTCCATCTGGTGGATGTTGTGCCGGTGGATAACGAAGTTAAGCACCATCGGATAACCGGCTTCCCGCACTGCGCGGGTCATTGCCAGTTTTTTCTCGAACGCCTTGCGCGACCCGGCCACCGCATTGTTCAGCTCGGGATCGGATGCCTGGAAACTGACCTGGATATGATCCAGCCCCGCCTCTCGGAACTGCTCGACTTTGGTTTCGGTGAGGCCGATGCCCGACGTAATCAGGTTGGTGTAGTAGCCCAGGCCGCGAGCCTCGGCGATCAACTCCGGCATATCCGGACGTACCAGCGGCTCACCGCCGGAAAAGCCCAACTGGGCCGCGCCCATTTCACGCGCCTGCCGCAGGACATTGATCCAGGCCTCGGTGTCGAGCTCCTGATCGGTATTGGCAAAGTCGAGGGGGTTCGAACAATAGGGACACTGCAGCGGACAAC
The window above is part of the Marinobacter nanhaiticus D15-8W genome. Proteins encoded here:
- the msrB gene encoding peptide-methionine (R)-S-oxide reductase MsrB yields the protein MSTSEAGYDLTPLSKAEIDKRAAGLSEEERRILLDHGTEQPFCGTLLDNKQSGVYHCRLCELPLFSSEHKFDSGTGWPSFFSPFDPDHIRYLEDNSMGMARTEIRCPRCDSHLGHVFPDGPPPTGQRYCLNSVAMVFEPNAA
- a CDS encoding alpha/beta hydrolase family protein, with product MAEPIAPTQPLTPEEAIAAHAQRGNLRAADGQLLWLETEPATGNNQLIRYCNGDTQALTSPDVSVRSQVNGYGGGAFCTLGADVFFVDGTDQHIYVLNLDNGTQRQLTQREEVRFGALVADPVRDRILAICEHLDEGYGVGQTLVSIDAESGEELELAGARRGAVNLGCPTLSSDGQWLAWVEWELPAMPWERTRLRRAVVDDWGDISATEDCSTPAPAAIQQPRYVGDQLYALSDHAGWWQPYRVDDFGRWIAQSRDNADYANAPWQLDEIHYAWLDCEYWVRVCYYRGLASLVIMDEGGRLSRKLAGDYTGFRSVQVMDRKIYVIARRTESLDSILQIDPDTGTHRVLAGGERTEACLRMAPPEPFTFTARDNQSVHGYLYRPESARTLPPVIVRVHGGPTSAAYPVFDPQVAFWTSNGFAVADVNYRGSTGYGRIFRMSLQGQWGKFDWEDVCDSVRCLTDERLVDGKRAFVMGRSAGGFTVLNALINSDVFLAGASLFGVSDPESLRHMTHRFESGYLDWLLGDPDAELETWQQRTPLFWADRITCPVIFFQGGQDAVVVPEQTDSMAHVLERCGVPVEVVRFPEEGHGFRRSENQAAVLRDTLRFFRERLA
- a CDS encoding metallophosphoesterase; the protein is MTQVAPEPQHDDELLEYRLSLRLGPIHARQRLGIEREFEGRLIDREGHFCHIEKWHSIHGIIRGGLRMMGLLGRARNNARRIRTVPHRFILQNLPEELEGFRILHLTDLHVDMDPEALNAIIDHVATLDYDLCVLTGDYRKLTWGPIEASLEGMRRLRNVITGTPLAVLGNHDSIRMLPGLEDMGYKVLVNENTAINHNGTKLYVAGVDDGHFYKVHNLQRAAEGIEPGHPSVLLSHTPELYLQAAHTGYDIFLCGHTHGGQICLPGGIPILLDADCPRFVGKGPWQHMDMQGYTSCGAGTSVVQARLNCPPEVNMHTLTRGPT
- a CDS encoding PAS domain-containing hybrid sensor histidine kinase/response regulator, whose translation is MTDQTNGDYNVEDLLGLGSHSVRKNYYPALLERLADIEAEKNRYKWLFDNALHGIFQADLRGGLLSCNPAMAGICGYASADALTDAIIRLREQLFCSVKDFDDIRLRLLSEGRVQARETRLIRQGGGAVDVAITLLRRPDLGPEVVEAFVADITERKQARERLERINVELEARVNERTRELRKANDGLRREIGEREKIEAELVIAMRAAEEANRSKDKYLAAASHDLLQPLNAARLLVSTLQDRALPPDEHHLIDRVHRALEGAEDLLADLLDISKLDQQAIQPDFTYVAVDELIQGLAGEFEPVAEHAGLRLKVRSRGGQVRTDVRMMTRILRNLLANAFRYTREGGVFLNVRVREGLLHLEVWDSGVGIPDDRLEDIFREFHQLAAPHTGGRKGVGLGLAIVDRMVRMLGHRIEVKSRPGVGSRFSIVLPLEQPRQMASPSPARFPAMDAHALDGRQVLVIDNEPDILVSMRALLEQWGCEVMTAEGADEALAEVKASGQLPEAILADYHLNDGRTGCEVIYGLRRSLGEDIPAAIITADRSDACRRFLKTQYFPVLNKPVKPNRLRALLTSLLGTAVS
- the msrA gene encoding peptide-methionine (S)-S-oxide reductase MsrA translates to MSQSCDIPGMNVPRSRFPAPDNDLDVPADAGEQRVVLGGGCFWCTEAVYLAVDGVGSVTSGYAGGSADTANYEAVCSGTTGHAEVIEVRYDPTKASFGELLRIFFSVAHDPTQLNRQGNDRGTQYRSAIFYENEQQRQVAEAYIQKLNESGVFGDPVVTTLEPLDAFYPAEEYHQNFAARNPHQPYVMAVAAPKMEKLRDSFGDRLKPEFNDDQA
- the ercA gene encoding alcohol dehydrogenase-like regulatory protein ErcA, yielding MAHDVTNLRKFVSPEIVFGAGSRKAVTNFASNFGARKVLLVSDPGVQAAGWVAEIETLLLEAGLQYTTFTGVSANPRVEEVMQGAELYKSSNCDVIVAIGGGSPMDCAKGIGIVSAHGRNILEFEGVDTITIPSPPLILIPTTAGTSADVSQFAIISDPNRRFKFSIISKAVVPDVSLIDPEVTQTMDTYLTACTGVDAMVHAIEAFVSTGSGPLTDAHALEAVRLINTHLEPLIANPNDANLREQIMLGSMQAGLAFSNAILGAVHAMSHSLGGFLDLPHGLCNAMLLDHVVAYNYSACEDRFKRIAETMGIDTRGMSTSTVRARLLGRIGELKRNVGLEQKLGELGVRTSDIPSLSGFAMQDPCILTNPRKSSLRDVEVVYEEAL
- a CDS encoding CDP-archaeol synthase, whose amino-acid sequence is MLILELLVLLLAAHGSPVLGRVLLGHRGNKPVDGGRIWRDGERLLGDSKTWRGLIVGVAATALCSALMGMGALFGALFGALGLLGDLISSFIKRRRHMRSSARATGLDQLPEAFLPVLFGAFWIGYGWVVVVVTVVSFMIANIVLSPLLYRLGIRRQPH
- a CDS encoding class II fumarate hydratase; translated protein: MSDYRVEKDSLGEVKVPENALWGAQTQRAVDNFPVSGLPMPSAFIDAVVQIKRAAALANSKLGLLEDGHRDAIIKACDDLLWGEHRDQFPIDIYQTGSGTSTNMNVNEVIASIARSNGVEVNPNDHVNMSQSSNDVIPTAIHVSAVSLIQTDLLPALSHLQGTIYEREGELAEIVKTGRTHLMDAMPVTVGQELQTWREQLAAMEKRIEWASEQLLAIPQGGTAVGTGVNAHSHFADRFVTALNDKTGFFFKSMDHKFVGQSAIDGPVSLSGQLRGVAVILMKIANDLRWMNSGPIHGLAEISLPALQPGSSIMPGKVNPVIPESTAMVAAQVMGLDSAVAIAGQSGNFQLNVMLPLVGANLVEMISLLSNSSRVLADKAIAGFTVNAQHLSDAVDKNPVLVTALNPEIGYSRAAEIAKEAYASGRSIIDVAEERTDLSRAQLEKILDPLKLTRGGLES